The following coding sequences are from one Acidobacteriota bacterium window:
- a CDS encoding SDR family NAD(P)-dependent oxidoreductase codes for MQLNGLGVLITGPKRIGAVLAKALAERGADVALSYNQSREEAEQAAAAVRDAGRRAACIKADLAKADDCRALVAETMKQLGRLNVLVNMASIYTSTPFDELTDAQWDRGLAVDLRAAFLCASAAVPHMRKVGGGRIVNFADWLPASGRTRYKGYLAYYVAKGGVIALTEALALELAEHQILVNAIAPGPILAPPGMDDDELNAVVQATPLGRWGGAGEVAKAVLFLIETDFITGEVIRVDGGRHLK; via the coding sequence ATGCAGCTGAATGGTCTGGGTGTGCTCATCACGGGCCCAAAGCGGATTGGTGCCGTGCTGGCGAAGGCACTCGCCGAGCGCGGCGCGGATGTCGCGCTGAGCTACAACCAGTCGCGCGAAGAAGCCGAGCAGGCGGCTGCGGCCGTTCGTGATGCTGGCCGGCGGGCCGCCTGCATCAAGGCCGACCTTGCCAAGGCGGACGACTGCCGCGCGTTGGTGGCCGAGACGATGAAGCAACTTGGGCGGCTCAATGTGCTGGTCAACATGGCGTCGATCTACACATCCACCCCGTTCGACGAGTTGACCGACGCCCAGTGGGACCGCGGACTGGCGGTCGACCTGAGGGCGGCGTTTCTCTGTGCCTCGGCGGCGGTGCCGCACATGCGGAAGGTGGGCGGTGGCCGTATTGTGAACTTCGCCGATTGGTTGCCAGCCAGCGGCCGAACCCGCTACAAAGGGTACCTGGCGTACTACGTGGCCAAGGGAGGGGTGATCGCGCTCACCGAGGCGCTGGCGCTCGAATTGGCCGAGCATCAGATTCTCGTGAACGCCATCGCACCCGGACCGATCCTGGCGCCACCCGGGATGGATGACGATGAACTCAACGCCGTCGTGCAAGCCACGCCGCTCGGCCGATGGGGCGGGGCGGGGGAAGTGGCGAAAGCGGTGCTGTTCCTGATTGAAACGGATTTCATCACAGGAGAAGTGATCCGCGTCGACGGTGGGCGGCACTTGAAATAG
- a CDS encoding Arc family DNA-binding protein produces the protein MPVNLSIKEVPDELAEALRDRARWNHRSLQGELMAMIETHTRIRPFRAMALWQAARASGLSTADDSTQIVREDRDSRSR, from the coding sequence ATGCCCGTGAATCTCTCGATCAAGGAAGTGCCGGACGAACTGGCCGAGGCGTTGCGAGATCGCGCCAGGTGGAACCATCGGTCGCTACAGGGTGAGTTGATGGCGATGATCGAGACGCACACGCGGATCCGGCCATTCAGGGCGATGGCACTCTGGCAGGCCGCCCGCGCGAGCGGCTTAAGTACTGCGGACGATTCGACTCAGATCGTCCGCGAAGACCGAGACAGCCGAAGCCGATGA
- a CDS encoding HAMP domain-containing sensor histidine kinase: MRVRNVSFRLVLPGVLVGLVVLLAVLQYQWLGKVSEAERAQMLRSLTQRAREFADEFDAEMMQAYRAHQVSRDAVLTNRFDGLVESVARWQGTAKYPQVVKAVYLAERAGNTYTLRAMSRDHRSFDTPPLPAWPAHLEPVRTQLGSVVATDARTAGKPQIISITLMPALPDVPALVVPASNQTMPSGPIAADSVRPPAANPTMWMHVLDACLIVDLDADYLKTVVLPELAARHFPDLGANGYRLAVVSSSGAPLFVRDVPDGQSLNPDRADVTQSFFSVRPDMSLVGPPGSNTLVVRSLVAPSAGATTRSLGASPVDNGRLSVLVEQRSAGTRGAPGPASMSGTFKFLLPAWRVVLQHQSGSLDAAVSQVRHRNLLLSFGILGVLTAGVVIVIVNARRTEQLAARRMDFVATVSHELRTPLAVIRSAAQNLSAGVVSDPAHARRYGELIDGEGRRLTDMVEQVMALAGLESGRPLQGTRPVDVPALVSDVMISCASLCDAAGITVEVNAGRDADIPPVMADEAALRRALQNLVTNAVKHGADGRWIGVTVSAPVVRGGREVQIVIGDRGRGIDAADLAHVFEPFHRGRHAAEQQVHGNGLGLHLVKLIASAHGGRVSVQSTPGHGATFTLHLPAAPSDTRATT, from the coding sequence ATGCGGGTGCGCAACGTGTCGTTCCGCCTCGTGCTTCCGGGCGTGCTCGTCGGGCTGGTGGTGCTGCTCGCGGTGCTGCAGTACCAGTGGCTCGGCAAGGTCTCGGAGGCCGAGCGCGCGCAGATGCTGCGCTCGCTGACCCAGCGCGCCCGCGAGTTCGCAGACGAGTTTGACGCGGAGATGATGCAGGCGTACCGGGCGCACCAGGTGTCGCGCGACGCCGTCCTGACGAATCGGTTCGACGGACTGGTCGAGTCCGTCGCTCGCTGGCAGGGCACGGCGAAGTATCCGCAGGTGGTCAAAGCCGTCTACCTGGCGGAGCGCGCGGGCAATACCTATACGCTGCGCGCCATGAGCCGGGACCATCGGTCCTTCGACACCCCGCCGTTGCCCGCGTGGCCTGCGCATCTCGAGCCCGTCCGCACGCAACTGGGAAGCGTCGTTGCCACCGACGCCAGGACTGCCGGCAAGCCCCAGATCATCTCGATTACCCTGATGCCGGCGTTGCCCGATGTGCCGGCGCTCGTGGTTCCGGCGTCGAACCAGACTATGCCGTCTGGCCCGATCGCGGCCGACTCGGTAAGGCCGCCGGCTGCCAACCCCACAATGTGGATGCACGTGCTCGACGCCTGTCTCATCGTGGATCTCGACGCCGACTACCTGAAGACAGTAGTGCTCCCGGAGTTGGCGGCACGGCATTTTCCCGACCTCGGCGCAAACGGATATCGGCTGGCCGTCGTGTCGTCGAGCGGTGCGCCGCTGTTTGTTCGTGATGTGCCGGATGGGCAGTCGCTCAATCCCGACCGGGCCGATGTCACGCAGTCCTTCTTTTCGGTGCGCCCGGACATGAGTCTCGTTGGTCCGCCCGGTTCCAATACGCTGGTCGTGCGCTCGCTCGTGGCGCCATCGGCCGGCGCCACGACGCGTTCGCTGGGCGCGTCACCTGTCGACAACGGTCGCTTGTCTGTGCTGGTGGAACAACGATCCGCCGGGACGAGGGGAGCGCCAGGTCCGGCGTCGATGTCAGGCACCTTCAAGTTCCTGTTGCCAGCTTGGCGCGTGGTTCTGCAGCATCAGTCTGGTTCGCTCGACGCGGCAGTCTCCCAGGTGCGTCACCGTAATCTCCTGTTGAGTTTCGGCATTCTCGGCGTCCTGACCGCGGGCGTCGTGATCGTCATCGTCAATGCACGAAGAACCGAACAACTGGCTGCCCGGCGGATGGATTTTGTCGCCACCGTGTCTCACGAGTTGCGGACGCCGCTCGCGGTGATCCGGTCGGCGGCGCAGAACCTCTCGGCTGGGGTCGTCTCCGACCCGGCGCACGCCAGGCGCTACGGCGAATTGATCGACGGCGAAGGTCGCCGCCTCACCGACATGGTGGAGCAGGTGATGGCGCTGGCGGGCCTCGAGAGTGGCAGGCCGCTGCAGGGGACGCGACCGGTGGATGTGCCGGCGCTCGTCAGCGACGTCATGATCTCCTGCGCGTCACTGTGCGATGCCGCGGGCATCACCGTTGAGGTCAATGCGGGACGTGACGCTGATATTCCCCCGGTGATGGCCGACGAGGCCGCGCTTCGGCGTGCGCTGCAGAATCTGGTCACCAACGCGGTCAAGCACGGCGCCGACGGCCGCTGGATTGGCGTCACGGTCAGCGCGCCAGTCGTTCGCGGGGGCAGGGAGGTTCAGATCGTGATCGGCGATCGCGGGCGCGGCATTGATGCCGCCGATCTCGCGCACGTGTTCGAGCCGTTCCACCGCGGCCGCCATGCGGCCGAGCAGCAAGTCCACGGCAACGGGCTCGGCCTTCACCTCGTCAAGCTCATCGCCTCGGCGCACGGCGGACGCGTGAGCGTGCAGTCGACGCCTGGCCACGGGGCCACCTTCACGCTGCACCTGCCGGCCGCGCCGTCTGACACCCGTGCGACGACGTAA
- a CDS encoding aminotransferase class I/II-fold pyridoxal phosphate-dependent enzyme — translation MQTMNAERRAAIPVANRVEGFTYAIRNIVAEARKVEATGRTVKYLNIGDPIPFGFKTPAHLIEAVIKALRDGHNGYGPSPGIQPARDAVAADFSARGVPMTPDRVVLTSGTSEGIEIALNALVNPGDEVLIPMPTYPLYTAVTAKIAARTIYYRADPNRGWLPDVEEIKSLITARTRALVVIDPNNPTGAIYPDAIRRELLALADEHGFVLLADEVYADLSYGTPAPPMASLATDAPVISFGSLSKAYLAPGWRAGWMAVGTNPRLEGVLAGVRKLADGRLCATVPMQYAITAALTGDRSHQVSFRAALRERADLTVARLNAIPGMRCVAPKGAFYVMPQVRLPAGRTDEDYVLALLREAGVLCVHGSGFGTPPDQGFFRVVFLASPAELGQIYDTMAQFTREYLARG, via the coding sequence ATGCAGACGATGAACGCAGAAAGACGGGCGGCCATCCCGGTCGCCAACCGGGTCGAAGGGTTCACCTACGCGATCCGCAACATCGTGGCCGAGGCCAGGAAGGTCGAGGCCACGGGGCGAACGGTCAAGTACCTGAACATCGGCGATCCCATCCCGTTTGGCTTCAAGACGCCAGCCCACCTGATCGAGGCGGTGATCAAGGCCCTGCGCGATGGCCACAACGGCTATGGCCCATCCCCTGGCATCCAACCGGCACGCGACGCGGTAGCCGCCGACTTTTCGGCTCGCGGCGTCCCGATGACACCCGATCGCGTGGTGCTGACGTCGGGCACATCGGAAGGCATCGAAATCGCGTTGAACGCGCTCGTCAACCCGGGCGACGAAGTGCTCATCCCGATGCCGACCTATCCGCTCTACACGGCCGTGACGGCCAAGATCGCGGCGCGGACGATCTACTACCGGGCCGATCCGAATCGCGGCTGGCTGCCGGACGTCGAGGAAATCAAGTCGCTCATTACCGCACGGACCCGCGCGCTGGTCGTCATCGATCCCAACAATCCCACCGGCGCCATCTATCCCGACGCGATCCGACGCGAACTGCTGGCACTGGCCGATGAGCATGGCTTCGTGCTGCTGGCCGATGAGGTCTACGCGGATCTCTCGTATGGCACACCCGCGCCACCGATGGCCAGCCTCGCGACCGATGCGCCCGTGATTTCGTTTGGCAGCCTGTCGAAGGCCTACCTGGCGCCGGGATGGAGAGCTGGGTGGATGGCAGTGGGCACGAACCCGCGCCTCGAGGGGGTGCTCGCGGGCGTTCGCAAGTTGGCCGACGGACGGCTGTGCGCGACCGTCCCGATGCAGTACGCCATCACGGCCGCGCTCACCGGCGATCGGTCGCATCAGGTGTCGTTCAGGGCCGCGCTTCGCGAACGGGCCGACCTGACGGTCGCTCGCCTCAACGCGATTCCCGGGATGCGGTGCGTCGCGCCAAAAGGCGCGTTCTACGTCATGCCGCAAGTGAGGTTGCCGGCCGGCCGCACCGACGAGGATTACGTGCTGGCGTTGTTGCGGGAAGCCGGCGTGCTTTGCGTGCACGGTTCCGGCTTCGGCACGCCGCCCGACCAGGGATTCTTCCGCGTCGTCTTCCTCGCCTCACCTGCTGAACTGGGCCAGATCTACGACACGATGGCGCAGTTCACCAGGGAGTACCTCGCGCGAGGCTAG
- a CDS encoding pyridoxal phosphate-dependent aminotransferase, protein MGVFLDSVPTSGIIRVRDLMYSVDKPFRLDQGDVSFDAPDSLKAALKAAVDANQTHYLQTAGLPRLQQLLAEKLRTKNRIPVASPDEVMMTNGGVHALYLACQALVEPGDEVLVPDPIWPQMFSALVAAHAVPVRVPLRESLGWRFDLDELASRVTSKTRGLYINSPHNPTGGMLTRSDLTRVAEIAALHNLWVIADEAYEDVVFDGHAHVSLASLPDMHERTVSVFTFSKTYAITGLRLGYLVANDPTVQDRVRKLIGLTTNNVSSVVQFGGIGALEGSQEVVAQFRAELQWRRDLFCAGAAEVSQGALVAPPPPGAFYAFLRIADAWQPPATATSSSRSWAMVEHLIGRGRIGCVPGVDFGPAGENHVRFCFARSRAELGGALESMREVFRS, encoded by the coding sequence ATGGGTGTGTTTCTCGATTCGGTTCCCACCTCCGGCATCATTCGCGTCCGAGACCTGATGTACTCGGTCGACAAGCCCTTCCGGCTGGACCAGGGCGATGTGAGCTTCGACGCGCCCGATTCGCTCAAGGCGGCACTCAAAGCCGCCGTTGACGCCAACCAGACGCACTATCTCCAGACGGCTGGTCTGCCTCGGCTGCAGCAACTGCTGGCGGAGAAGCTGCGCACGAAAAACCGGATTCCGGTGGCGAGTCCAGACGAAGTGATGATGACCAACGGCGGTGTCCACGCGCTCTATCTGGCGTGCCAGGCGCTGGTTGAGCCCGGAGACGAGGTGCTGGTTCCAGATCCGATCTGGCCGCAGATGTTCAGCGCGCTCGTGGCCGCGCATGCGGTCCCGGTCCGCGTGCCACTGCGGGAATCGCTCGGCTGGCGGTTCGACCTCGACGAGCTGGCGTCGCGGGTGACTTCCAAAACCAGGGGCCTCTACATCAACTCGCCACACAATCCGACAGGCGGCATGCTGACGCGATCCGACCTTACGCGAGTGGCCGAGATCGCGGCGTTACACAACCTCTGGGTCATTGCAGACGAGGCGTACGAGGACGTCGTCTTCGACGGCCACGCGCACGTGAGCCTTGCATCGCTGCCCGACATGCACGAGCGGACGGTGTCGGTCTTCACCTTCAGCAAGACCTACGCGATCACCGGTCTCCGGCTCGGCTACCTCGTCGCCAACGACCCGACGGTGCAGGATCGGGTTCGTAAGCTCATCGGCCTCACGACAAACAACGTGTCGTCGGTCGTGCAGTTTGGTGGAATCGGCGCGCTTGAAGGATCGCAAGAGGTGGTCGCCCAGTTTCGCGCGGAGCTTCAGTGGCGGCGCGACCTGTTTTGCGCGGGTGCGGCGGAGGTTTCGCAGGGCGCGCTCGTTGCCCCGCCTCCGCCCGGCGCGTTCTATGCGTTTCTCCGCATCGCGGACGCGTGGCAACCGCCAGCCACGGCCACGTCCTCGTCGCGCTCGTGGGCGATGGTTGAGCATCTGATCGGACGCGGCCGGATTGGCTGTGTGCCGGGCGTTGATTTCGGTCCCGCCGGCGAGAACCACGTGCGTTTCTGCTTCGCCCGCAGCCGCGCCGAACTCGGGGGCGCACTCGAATCGATGCGGGAGGTGTTCCGGAGTTAG
- a CDS encoding type II toxin-antitoxin system VapC family toxin has translation MRRVVVDTSVLAAITFAEPGADEWSPRIEGVELYAPTLLRYEMANVAHKRCRAHPSQTREILEALDRALDPRYGITLMDPNPMDVVVLSNATGLSPYDASYLWLAGFLGADLVTRDRALAAAVDPFTGVELVG, from the coding sequence ATGAGACGCGTGGTCGTCGACACATCGGTGCTCGCGGCAATCACGTTCGCGGAGCCTGGGGCGGACGAGTGGAGCCCACGGATCGAGGGTGTCGAGCTGTACGCACCCACATTGCTCCGGTACGAAATGGCCAACGTGGCCCACAAGAGATGTCGAGCGCATCCAAGTCAGACGCGCGAGATTCTGGAGGCGCTTGATCGGGCGCTCGATCCCAGATACGGCATCACATTGATGGACCCAAATCCGATGGATGTCGTCGTCCTGTCGAATGCGACCGGTCTTTCACCGTACGATGCGAGCTACCTGTGGCTTGCCGGGTTCCTTGGCGCCGACCTGGTCACGCGGGACCGCGCTCTTGCGGCTGCCGTCGACCCATTCACCGGCGTGGAGCTCGTAGGGTAG
- a CDS encoding response regulator transcription factor encodes MKRVLLIEDEPGLVMTLTDRLCSEGYDVASATDGSTGLVRASNEPWDVILLDVMLPGKSGFDLCRDLRQKGVATPIIMLTARGQIVDRVLGLKLGADDYLTKPFDMMELLARIEVQVRRTAASPAGVHQYRFGEILVDARKAEVTRAGAPVDVPAREFLLLKYFIEHRGETLSRERLLNDVWGYHSMPSTRTVDVHVAWLRQKIEPNPKLPQYILTIHGLGYKFAG; translated from the coding sequence ATGAAGCGCGTCCTGCTCATCGAAGACGAACCCGGCCTGGTGATGACACTCACCGACAGGCTGTGCAGTGAGGGCTACGACGTGGCCTCGGCCACTGACGGTTCCACCGGGCTCGTCCGGGCGAGCAACGAGCCGTGGGACGTCATCCTGCTCGACGTCATGCTTCCGGGCAAGAGCGGCTTTGATCTGTGCCGCGACCTCCGCCAGAAAGGTGTCGCGACCCCGATCATCATGCTGACCGCCCGCGGACAGATTGTCGACCGAGTGCTCGGCCTGAAACTTGGCGCCGACGACTATCTCACCAAGCCGTTCGACATGATGGAGTTGCTGGCGCGCATTGAGGTGCAGGTGCGCCGCACGGCAGCATCGCCAGCGGGCGTTCATCAGTACCGGTTTGGCGAGATCCTGGTGGACGCGCGGAAAGCGGAGGTCACCAGGGCCGGCGCGCCCGTGGATGTCCCGGCCAGGGAATTCCTGCTGCTCAAGTACTTCATCGAACACCGCGGCGAGACACTCTCGCGCGAGCGACTGCTGAACGATGTGTGGGGATACCATTCGATGCCGTCCACACGTACGGTCGACGTGCACGTGGCCTGGCTCCGTCAGAAGATCGAACCGAACCCCAAACTCCCGCAGTACATCCTCACGATCCACGGCCTCGGCTACAAATTCGCCGGCTAA